A DNA window from Candidatus Saccharibacteria bacterium oral taxon 955 contains the following coding sequences:
- a CDS encoding alpha/beta fold hydrolase codes for MQKNEKILKRQSTKIFFDNDDTDFFFNWMLGVAELFGMSHGELFYLAHKIGRDGKPSKWRACFTDHADYLVRLAKAATGEQMAADCYFGATYAYRAVLQFIDPFSPEYPKLVCAMENAFTGAVRAINIPIKPVRVPYQTGYLPGYYLYCDNNRPTVVMVGGGDTYREDLFYFAGWPGWQRNYNVLMVDLPGQGSNPARGLTFTVDAGEPIAACLDWLQTENPDARHIALYGVSGGGYFTAQAAAKDARISAWIASTPIFDVAELFRREFGAALKAPGWLMNLALKLAGNINEAADINLKKYAWQFGASDFRSAIDEVFGQAKVVDHQAITCPSLFLMGEGEGAELQRQTRCLYDKFIRRELDTTLHEFDSQSGADAHCQLNNLRLAHSVVFDWLDSRLVD; via the coding sequence ATGCAAAAAAACGAAAAGATCCTCAAACGGCAATCGACTAAAATCTTCTTTGACAATGACGATACCGATTTCTTTTTCAACTGGATGCTCGGCGTGGCGGAACTGTTCGGTATGTCGCATGGAGAGTTGTTTTATCTGGCGCATAAGATCGGGCGTGACGGGAAACCGAGTAAGTGGCGAGCCTGTTTTACGGACCATGCCGATTATCTCGTTCGCTTGGCAAAGGCAGCCACCGGTGAACAAATGGCCGCCGACTGCTATTTTGGCGCAACCTATGCCTATCGGGCAGTACTGCAGTTCATTGATCCGTTTTCTCCGGAATATCCGAAGCTTGTTTGCGCTATGGAAAACGCTTTTACCGGTGCGGTCAGGGCGATAAATATACCGATCAAACCCGTGCGCGTTCCGTATCAAACTGGCTATTTACCCGGCTATTATCTTTACTGCGACAATAACCGCCCAACCGTGGTCATGGTCGGCGGCGGTGATACGTACCGGGAGGATTTGTTCTATTTTGCCGGCTGGCCGGGGTGGCAGCGGAACTATAATGTACTGATGGTCGATTTACCCGGTCAAGGCTCTAATCCCGCCAGAGGTCTCACTTTTACCGTCGACGCCGGCGAGCCGATTGCCGCGTGCCTTGACTGGCTGCAAACCGAAAATCCCGACGCGCGTCACATTGCGCTATACGGCGTTAGCGGCGGCGGGTATTTTACTGCTCAAGCGGCCGCAAAAGACGCGAGGATTAGCGCATGGATTGCCAGCACGCCTATTTTTGACGTGGCAGAACTGTTCCGCCGTGAGTTCGGCGCAGCGCTCAAAGCGCCCGGCTGGCTGATGAATCTCGCCTTAAAATTAGCGGGGAACATCAATGAAGCCGCCGATATCAATTTGAAAAAATACGCTTGGCAGTTCGGCGCGAGCGACTTCCGCTCGGCGATCGATGAAGTTTTCGGACAGGCAAAGGTCGTCGACCACCAAGCTATCACTTGTCCGTCGCTGTTTCTCATGGGGGAAGGCGAAGGTGCTGAACTCCAGCGGCAAACGCGATGTCTCTATGATAAATTTATCCGGCGCGAACTTGATACGACGCTGCATGAGTTCGATTCGCAAAGCGGCGCCGACGCTCATTGTCAGCTGAATAATTTACGTTTGGCACATAGCGTAGTCTTTGATTGGCTGGACAGTCGGCTGGTTGATTGA
- a CDS encoding DUF4342 domain-containing protein, with protein sequence MLKVWHIVSVRYNGNMTKQKLILTSIATLVVIGGLSLGALLLPTLAALGAAVALMTQCTIAVERRD encoded by the coding sequence ATGCTAAAAGTTTGGCATATAGTTTCAGTACGTTACAATGGAAATATGACAAAGCAAAAACTAATCCTAACAAGCATAGCAACTCTTGTTGTCATCGGCGGTTTGTCGCTCGGTGCGCTGCTGCTGCCAACACTCGCAGCTCTCGGCGCAGCGGTAGCGTTGATGACGCAATGTACGATTGCGGTAGAACGACGAGATTAA
- a CDS encoding alpha/beta fold hydrolase — MNVSIILLCLFVLAGIVAVATILLLIIAGVAALFHHPFALSFVGNTAKLLGVAFGVMLIAVISSQFMTYTPHIDGDNAISELREITVNDSKQWLTLRGKNKDAPVILFLSGGPGGSQMGNARVALSELEDNFVMVQWDQPGSGKSRWAVPRQQITLDRYLQDGHAVTQYLKQKFGKKKIYVIGESWGSALGVLLMQRHPEDYAAFIGSGQMVDFAQTEVDDYKLALKIAKERGDTAKVKQLERRGSPPYYGDSVIFDMLAYLQYLDNEMARRGNINPSKSNIYASVLAPEYGLIDKYNWAAGLFRTLDQVFPQLYNINFRKSATKLEVPMYFLLGRHDLNAPTYLAEEYYQLLNAPKKELVWFEHSGHAPWNTEADRYVKEVKRIVDDNRNQ; from the coding sequence ATGAATGTATCAATAATTTTGCTCTGCCTGTTCGTGTTGGCGGGTATAGTAGCTGTCGCAACAATATTACTTTTAATTATCGCTGGGGTGGCCGCACTTTTTCATCACCCCTTTGCCTTGTCATTTGTCGGCAATACTGCGAAGCTCCTTGGAGTCGCTTTCGGTGTTATGCTGATCGCGGTTATTAGTTCACAGTTCATGACATATACACCACATATCGATGGTGATAATGCTATATCTGAATTGCGTGAAATTACTGTAAATGATAGCAAGCAGTGGTTAACACTTCGCGGTAAAAATAAAGATGCGCCGGTGATTCTCTTTTTGTCTGGTGGTCCGGGTGGTTCACAAATGGGTAATGCGAGGGTGGCATTGAGTGAGCTGGAAGATAATTTCGTGATGGTGCAGTGGGATCAGCCAGGGTCTGGTAAGTCGCGCTGGGCAGTGCCGCGTCAGCAGATAACGCTCGATCGTTATCTCCAGGATGGTCATGCGGTAACGCAGTACTTAAAGCAGAAATTTGGTAAGAAAAAGATTTACGTCATTGGTGAATCCTGGGGTAGTGCCCTCGGTGTCTTGTTGATGCAAAGGCATCCAGAGGACTATGCTGCATTTATTGGTAGTGGACAGATGGTTGATTTTGCGCAAACTGAAGTTGATGATTATAAGCTAGCGCTAAAGATTGCTAAAGAACGGGGTGATACAGCAAAAGTTAAACAGCTAGAGCGCCGTGGATCACCGCCTTATTATGGTGACAGTGTGATATTTGATATGCTTGCCTACTTGCAATATTTGGATAATGAAATGGCTAGGCGTGGTAATATCAACCCATCAAAGTCAAATATATACGCATCAGTTCTTGCGCCTGAATACGGTTTGATCGATAAGTATAATTGGGCAGCTGGTTTGTTCAGGACTCTTGATCAGGTGTTCCCGCAACTGTATAACATTAACTTTCGCAAGAGTGCCACGAAGCTGGAGGTGCCAATGTACTTCTTGCTTGGGCGTCATGATTTGAACGCACCGACTTATCTTGCTGAGGAATATTACCAGCTGCTCAATGCGCCCAAGAAAGAGCTGGTGTGGTTTGAGCACAGCGGACATGCGCCTTGGAATACCGAAGCTGACCGCTATGTGAAAGAGGTTAAGCGAATTGTGGATGATAACCGCAATCAATAG
- a CDS encoding TetR family transcriptional regulator — MNTQHKLQRQHIRRNQILDGLLELLSEKDNGPLSVADLAAKLGIAKGGLYHYFDSIDQAFMQLVEREYGAAINEVELALHSATNASVVEQITILTTTYIQTAPTNRALDSYLHLDAYAHIHQRSLAYITERLAAILGEIIQRGVTDGIFICVNPQATATVILGMVAFIGDKHIFPTDHELHSAYLEETVRLMALGLGLKADTFADIAKQLT, encoded by the coding sequence ATGAATACCCAGCATAAATTACAACGGCAACATATTCGCCGTAATCAAATACTCGACGGACTGCTCGAGTTGCTATCCGAGAAAGATAATGGACCACTAAGTGTTGCTGACCTAGCAGCAAAACTCGGTATCGCTAAGGGTGGACTGTACCACTATTTTGATTCGATTGATCAAGCATTCATGCAGCTAGTTGAGCGTGAATACGGCGCCGCCATCAATGAAGTTGAACTGGCCCTGCACTCAGCTACTAATGCCTCCGTAGTAGAACAAATCACCATCCTTACCACTACTTACATTCAAACAGCACCAACAAATCGTGCGCTTGATAGTTATCTTCACCTTGATGCTTATGCGCATATTCACCAGCGATCACTCGCCTATATTACCGAGCGCTTAGCTGCAATCCTCGGAGAGATCATACAACGCGGTGTAACGGACGGTATTTTCATATGCGTCAACCCACAAGCTACCGCGACCGTTATACTTGGTATGGTTGCGTTTATCGGTGATAAACATATATTCCCTACTGACCATGAACTACATAGCGCCTACCTTGAGGAAACGGTACGCCTCATGGCACTTGGTCTGGGATTGAAAGCCGATACTTTCGCTGATATAGCAAAACAACTGACGTAA
- a CDS encoding ATP-binding cassette domain-containing protein, whose translation MKDIITVNNLTKTYDKKNVVDGISFAVKRGEIFGILGPNGAGKTTTLEMMEALRDIDGGDVEIDGIDVAKHPMQIKNIIGIQLQATSFYDKLNLREQLKMFASLYGATVDADALLAKVQLTEKAKNYVEQLSGGQKQRFAIASTLVNNPTVLFLDEPTTGLDPQARRNLWELIESIRDEGITIVLTTHYMDEAELLCDRLAIMDEGKIITIDTPKNLVKQLLDRGFKKKQTVEQANLEDVFIDLTGKAIRE comes from the coding sequence ATGAAAGATATCATTACAGTAAATAATCTCACCAAAACGTACGACAAGAAAAACGTCGTCGATGGCATCTCGTTTGCGGTGAAACGCGGCGAGATTTTTGGTATTTTGGGGCCAAACGGTGCCGGCAAAACAACTACCCTAGAAATGATGGAAGCGTTGCGCGACATTGATGGTGGCGATGTGGAGATAGACGGCATAGATGTCGCCAAGCATCCGATGCAAATTAAAAATATCATCGGCATCCAACTACAGGCAACCAGCTTTTATGACAAACTAAATCTACGAGAACAGCTCAAAATGTTTGCCAGCCTGTACGGGGCAACTGTAGATGCTGATGCGTTGCTCGCAAAAGTCCAACTGACAGAAAAAGCTAAGAATTATGTCGAGCAACTATCTGGCGGACAGAAACAGCGATTTGCTATTGCATCAACGCTAGTCAATAATCCAACGGTGCTGTTCCTGGACGAGCCGACTACTGGACTTGACCCACAGGCACGACGAAATCTCTGGGAGCTGATCGAGAGCATACGCGACGAGGGTATCACAATTGTACTTACCACACATTACATGGATGAAGCTGAGCTACTATGTGATCGACTAGCCATCATGGATGAAGGCAAGATCATCACCATCGATACACCAAAGAACCTAGTCAAACAGCTACTTGATCGTGGCTTCAAAAAGAAGCAGACTGTCGAGCAGGCAAATCTAGAAGACGTATTTATTGATCTCACAGGAAAGGCAATTCGGGAGTAG
- a CDS encoding ABC transporter permease, producing the protein MKKYWKGIFGQVLATMKRFTRDKMALFFTFLFPLLFLFVFGSIFNNPSVNFNVVIVDNAKNDFSKGFIEGAKQDKGGALKVKEITTMDKAKEKLKHSQIEGIIELPKGFGEVTGEGDSAKPRGTLNVLYSKGSEQAGSTLSAIMGQVIDEINKHMGQPEAPFKVASKAIGDERLSTFDYTFTGLLAFSLMSMGVFGLANQMPTEKQKGSYRRLRAAPFTAGQLIIATAITYTIISIISAAMMIIVGMLAFKFQMRGNWLLLVPFLTICAAMMTGIGLAIGAWAKNENQSSPLSNLISFPMMFLSGAFFPAYLFPEWLQGVSKFIPMAPVVDGFRLIMAEKAGLIEILPQVGGVLIAIVIVYTLAIKLFRWE; encoded by the coding sequence ATGAAAAAATATTGGAAAGGTATATTCGGACAAGTCCTAGCGACTATGAAGCGGTTTACCCGCGACAAAATGGCACTATTCTTCACCTTTTTGTTCCCACTATTGTTCCTGTTTGTATTTGGGTCAATATTTAACAACCCATCAGTCAACTTTAACGTAGTCATTGTTGACAATGCCAAAAACGACTTCTCTAAGGGCTTTATTGAGGGCGCCAAACAAGATAAAGGCGGTGCTCTAAAAGTAAAAGAAATCACCACCATGGACAAAGCCAAGGAGAAACTAAAACATTCTCAGATAGAGGGTATTATAGAGCTACCAAAAGGATTCGGAGAGGTCACAGGTGAGGGTGATTCTGCAAAACCACGTGGTACGCTCAACGTCCTCTACTCAAAGGGTTCTGAACAGGCAGGTAGCACATTAAGTGCTATCATGGGCCAAGTAATTGATGAAATTAACAAGCATATGGGACAGCCAGAGGCACCATTTAAGGTTGCGTCTAAGGCTATCGGGGATGAGCGTCTCAGCACCTTTGATTACACATTTACAGGGCTTTTAGCATTTAGCTTGATGAGCATGGGCGTATTTGGTCTCGCCAACCAAATGCCGACCGAAAAGCAAAAAGGCTCATACCGCCGTCTACGCGCTGCACCGTTTACCGCTGGACAACTGATTATAGCCACAGCCATCACATACACAATCATCTCTATAATCAGTGCTGCCATGATGATCATCGTTGGTATGCTCGCCTTTAAATTCCAGATGCGCGGCAACTGGCTATTGCTCGTTCCGTTCCTAACGATCTGTGCTGCCATGATGACTGGTATCGGCCTAGCTATCGGTGCTTGGGCAAAAAACGAGAATCAATCCTCGCCGCTCAGCAATCTAATATCTTTCCCTATGATGTTCCTTTCTGGCGCATTCTTCCCTGCCTACCTGTTTCCAGAATGGCTACAGGGTGTCAGCAAATTCATCCCAATGGCACCAGTGGTTGACGGATTTCGCTTGATTATGGCCGAGAAAGCCGGCCTCATCGAAATATTACCACAGGTCGGAGGTGTACTTATCGCCATCGTCATAGTTTATACGCTGGCAATCAAGCTATTCCGATGGGAATAG
- a CDS encoding slipin family protein — translation MGFPIVFFIAALLAGGVKVVNQYERGVVLTLGRFTGVRQPGLRYVVPVFQKMMKVDVRSMPIDVPKQEIITKDNVTVGVDAVVYLRVIDSAKAMLETTNYVYATSQFAQAALRDVTGNVDLDDLLAKREEISQQIKTIVDSETDKWGIDVENVKVQNIELPQDMKRAMAKQAEAERERRSVIITAEGEKAAAQAVADAAKMLSKIPGGINIRTLQTLEKISVEPSQKTLVVLPSELTNFKDLMK, via the coding sequence ATGGGTTTCCCAATAGTATTTTTTATTGCCGCACTTTTAGCTGGCGGAGTAAAGGTTGTTAATCAGTATGAGCGTGGCGTCGTGCTGACACTCGGGCGCTTTACGGGTGTGCGTCAGCCGGGGCTTCGGTATGTTGTACCGGTCTTTCAGAAGATGATGAAGGTTGACGTCCGTAGTATGCCGATAGATGTTCCGAAGCAGGAGATTATCACCAAAGATAACGTGACGGTCGGCGTCGATGCGGTGGTTTATCTGAGGGTGATAGATAGTGCGAAGGCGATGCTTGAGACGACAAATTATGTCTACGCAACAAGCCAGTTTGCTCAGGCGGCACTTCGTGACGTGACGGGTAATGTCGATCTAGATGATTTGCTCGCAAAGCGTGAGGAGATTTCTCAGCAAATCAAAACAATTGTAGATTCGGAAACCGACAAATGGGGGATTGATGTGGAGAATGTCAAAGTCCAAAATATCGAGCTTCCACAAGATATGAAGCGTGCAATGGCAAAGCAGGCTGAAGCTGAGAGAGAGCGACGTTCTGTTATTATCACGGCCGAGGGTGAAAAAGCAGCAGCTCAGGCGGTTGCCGATGCTGCTAAGATGCTGTCAAAGATTCCGGGCGGTATCAATATCCGCACGCTGCAGACACTCGAAAAAATCTCTGTTGAGCCAAGCCAAAAAACACTAGTTGTGCTTCCAAGTGAACTGACGAACTTCAAGGATTTGATGAAATAG
- a CDS encoding D-alanine--D-alanine ligase — protein sequence MTRKTILLVFGGESSEHDVSISSARNIYAALDGEKYDTLLGYIDRRGKWWLLDEWSDEPVHHGRAQLLCAPGTGSLMVVPGNTVIHPDVVLPVLHGKNGEDGTIQGLLALSHIPFVGCDMTAGAVCMDKILTKQILEANGIKTVDFVVYRKGEKIPAYRDIAEALGTVMFVKPSRAGSSVGVTKVHDESEFTPAIEEALRHDDRVLIERAVAGREIETAVLGVPPYHQVAQAVGEIIPGSEFYDYDDKYSADSKSQVIADVEIDQNLKESIRDISARAYAVLGCRGLSRIDYLVEGDTPYVIEVNTFPGFTNISMYPKLWRADGLHYPDLIDRLINDALK from the coding sequence ATGACGCGCAAAACCATACTTTTGGTGTTTGGCGGTGAGTCATCTGAACATGACGTCTCGATTAGCTCGGCCCGAAATATTTATGCTGCGCTGGATGGCGAAAAATACGATACGCTTCTTGGCTATATTGATAGGCGTGGAAAGTGGTGGCTTCTCGACGAGTGGTCGGATGAACCTGTGCATCACGGTCGAGCTCAATTGCTTTGTGCACCTGGAACAGGGAGCTTGATGGTAGTTCCTGGCAACACGGTAATTCATCCAGATGTCGTGCTGCCAGTGTTGCATGGAAAAAACGGCGAAGACGGTACGATTCAGGGGCTCTTGGCACTTTCGCACATACCTTTCGTGGGCTGTGACATGACTGCTGGCGCTGTCTGTATGGATAAGATTCTGACCAAGCAGATACTTGAGGCGAACGGAATTAAAACGGTTGATTTTGTTGTATATCGGAAGGGCGAAAAGATACCTGCTTATCGTGACATAGCAGAAGCGCTGGGGACGGTGATGTTTGTGAAGCCGTCTCGGGCTGGTAGTTCGGTTGGTGTTACGAAAGTTCATGATGAAAGTGAGTTTACTCCGGCGATTGAGGAAGCTCTGAGGCATGATGATCGCGTTTTGATTGAGCGGGCGGTGGCTGGTCGTGAAATTGAAACAGCGGTGTTGGGAGTGCCTCCATATCATCAGGTTGCACAAGCGGTCGGTGAGATTATTCCTGGGTCTGAGTTCTACGATTACGACGATAAGTACTCGGCAGACAGCAAGTCTCAGGTGATTGCCGATGTCGAGATAGACCAGAATCTAAAGGAAAGCATCCGTGATATATCAGCACGTGCTTATGCGGTGCTTGGTTGTCGTGGCTTGTCGCGGATTGATTACCTCGTCGAGGGCGACACGCCGTATGTTATCGAAGTGAATACTTTTCCTGGATTTACAAATATTAGCATGTACCCTAAATTGTGGCGGGCTGACGGACTTCATTACCCTGACCTCATCGACCGGCTGATTAACGACGCCCTAAAGTGA
- a CDS encoding AAA family ATPase, translating into MARRPLAEEIRPQTLDEVIGQSHLLAKGEILRQIVLKQEPVNLILWGPPGTGKTTLARIIANEVKADFLELSAVTASKKDVTTVIEHARQNWGLQIRTVLFVDEIHRFNKAQQDAFLPHVESGLITLIGATTENPSFEVINPLLSRSHVLVLKPLTKDEIILVLKRALLKLKKTKSVTPKALDYLAELSGGDARVALGNLELALSFDEKVTTEIVKTAAQKSIPGYDKKGDMHYDVISAFIKSMRGSDVRATLYYLSRMIDAGEDPKFIARRMVVFASEDIGLAGNGALSLAVATFQAVERVGLPEANYNLYHCATALARSEKSREITDLMNDAKNLAKTYPNSAVPLHLRNAPTKLMKDLGYGKDYHWKPGFKHKKGFLPDDISDML; encoded by the coding sequence ATGGCAAGACGACCACTAGCAGAAGAAATACGTCCCCAGACACTCGACGAAGTGATCGGACAATCACACCTACTGGCAAAGGGTGAAATTTTGCGACAAATCGTCCTCAAACAAGAACCAGTTAACTTGATATTGTGGGGGCCGCCTGGAACGGGCAAAACTACCCTGGCTCGTATCATAGCCAATGAAGTCAAAGCTGATTTTTTGGAGCTATCCGCTGTTACCGCCAGCAAAAAAGATGTTACAACAGTAATCGAACACGCCAGACAAAACTGGGGCCTCCAAATACGAACTGTGTTATTTGTCGATGAGATCCATCGATTCAACAAAGCTCAACAAGACGCATTTTTGCCTCATGTTGAAAGCGGTCTAATCACCCTCATCGGCGCAACTACCGAGAATCCTAGTTTTGAAGTCATTAATCCCCTACTCAGCCGTAGTCATGTTCTCGTGCTAAAGCCTCTGACAAAAGATGAGATTATATTAGTCCTAAAACGCGCACTACTAAAGCTCAAAAAAACTAAGTCTGTAACACCAAAGGCACTTGATTATCTCGCCGAACTTTCTGGCGGGGACGCTCGTGTCGCACTCGGCAATCTAGAGCTAGCCCTCAGCTTTGACGAAAAAGTCACTACAGAGATTGTCAAAACTGCCGCTCAAAAAAGTATTCCTGGCTACGATAAAAAAGGCGACATGCACTATGACGTAATATCGGCTTTCATAAAATCAATGCGTGGTAGCGATGTACGTGCAACTCTTTATTACCTATCTCGCATGATTGACGCCGGCGAAGACCCCAAGTTTATCGCCCGTCGTATGGTTGTGTTTGCAAGTGAAGATATCGGCCTTGCTGGCAACGGAGCGCTTTCTTTGGCTGTAGCGACATTTCAGGCCGTTGAACGTGTTGGACTACCTGAAGCAAATTACAACTTATACCACTGTGCCACAGCACTTGCTCGGAGCGAAAAATCTCGTGAAATTACCGACCTAATGAACGATGCGAAAAACCTCGCAAAAACCTATCCAAATTCCGCCGTCCCACTTCATCTACGAAACGCACCAACAAAGCTCATGAAAGACCTGGGCTATGGCAAAGATTACCATTGGAAACCCGGCTTCAAGCACAAAAAAGGGTTCTTGCCAGACGACATTAGCGATATGCTATAA
- a CDS encoding DUF3459 domain-containing protein encodes MAGKPWREVNAIYQIYPRSFKDSNGDGVGDLRGVIEKLDYINGFKDSLGIDAIWFSPIFPSPMADMGYDVANYCDIDPLFGTLDDFKELIEKAHERGINVMVDFVPNHTSNQHPWFLESRSNKLSDKKDYYVWRDAKPDGGLPNNWLSIFGGPAWEWDEERGQYYLHTFLKEQPDLNWDNQAVREEMKRVIRFWMDLGVDGIRADAVRWISKDPDFRDDPVNKLWRNTEAPNQFDSLTHKHSRFGKNLFKYLRELTDVMAEYDNRIVIFEDYPDANYSTKEQYLGFYNVNPKIGMPFNFQGLWTEFYADAFRTFVTEFQGMLDPAVHRPVYCFSNHDQWRIVTRMGGEEQARLIALMQLTLPGLPTVYYGDELGMPNTPIKPEEVQDLSVFSGGDLSAGRDPERTPMQWQKGRYAGFSDAKPWLPIGKSVRKHNVEAQLHEADSFLSLYRRLLRLRAKHDILRNGTYEAFGELEADVFTYSRWLGDQHVYVALNFGGEASRVKLPHRGRVLCCTHPVDYPDIGADGEVTLRPYEGVLVECSEHPLSDK; translated from the coding sequence ATGGCAGGTAAGCCGTGGCGTGAAGTCAACGCTATCTACCAGATATATCCGCGAAGCTTCAAAGATAGTAACGGAGATGGTGTTGGTGATCTGAGGGGTGTGATCGAAAAGCTTGATTATATAAATGGATTTAAAGATTCTCTAGGGATTGACGCTATATGGTTTAGCCCGATTTTCCCAAGCCCGATGGCGGATATGGGCTATGATGTAGCTAACTATTGCGATATAGATCCGCTTTTTGGCACGCTTGATGATTTCAAGGAGCTGATCGAAAAGGCGCATGAGCGCGGTATAAATGTGATGGTGGATTTTGTTCCAAATCATACGTCAAATCAGCATCCGTGGTTTCTCGAGTCTAGGTCAAACAAATTGAGCGACAAAAAAGATTATTATGTTTGGCGCGACGCGAAGCCTGATGGCGGTTTGCCAAATAACTGGCTCAGTATTTTTGGTGGTCCAGCTTGGGAGTGGGACGAGGAGCGAGGGCAATACTATCTACATACTTTTCTAAAAGAACAACCGGATCTAAATTGGGACAATCAAGCGGTACGCGAGGAGATGAAGCGTGTCATTCGTTTTTGGATGGACTTGGGTGTAGATGGAATTCGGGCCGATGCCGTACGATGGATCAGTAAAGACCCAGATTTCCGAGACGACCCTGTCAATAAATTGTGGCGAAATACCGAGGCGCCAAATCAGTTTGACTCACTCACCCACAAACACAGTCGCTTTGGTAAAAATCTCTTTAAGTATCTGCGTGAACTGACTGATGTTATGGCGGAGTATGATAATCGGATTGTGATATTTGAGGATTATCCAGACGCTAATTATTCCACCAAGGAACAGTATTTAGGTTTCTATAATGTTAACCCAAAAATCGGTATGCCGTTTAACTTTCAGGGGCTTTGGACGGAATTTTATGCGGATGCGTTTAGGACTTTTGTGACTGAGTTCCAGGGGATGCTTGATCCAGCAGTGCACCGTCCAGTGTATTGTTTTTCAAATCATGATCAGTGGCGGATTGTTACGCGGATGGGCGGAGAGGAGCAGGCGCGGTTGATCGCACTTATGCAACTGACTCTGCCGGGGCTACCGACCGTTTATTATGGCGACGAGCTGGGCATGCCAAATACGCCAATCAAGCCCGAGGAGGTTCAAGACCTCTCGGTATTCAGCGGAGGTGACTTATCTGCTGGTCGCGATCCTGAGCGTACACCGATGCAGTGGCAAAAGGGTCGTTATGCTGGCTTTAGCGATGCCAAGCCATGGCTACCAATTGGCAAGAGTGTCAGAAAGCATAACGTCGAAGCACAGCTTCATGAAGCTGATTCGTTTCTGTCGTTGTATCGTCGACTGCTTAGGCTTCGTGCAAAACACGATATATTACGCAATGGAACATATGAAGCGTTTGGTGAGCTAGAGGCGGATGTTTTCACTTATTCTCGTTGGTTGGGTGATCAGCATGTTTATGTTGCGCTTAATTTTGGCGGAGAGGCTAGTAGAGTCAAACTTCCTCATCGTGGACGGGTACTGTGTTGTACTCATCCAGTTGATTATCCGGACATTGGCGCAGACGGTGAAGTGACGCTGCGACCATATGAGGGTGTGCTCGTGGAGTGTAGCGAGCATCCACTGTCAGATAAATAG